From Penicillium digitatum chromosome 5, complete sequence, one genomic window encodes:
- a CDS encoding Kinetochore Sim4 complex subunit Fta4, translating into MDSTRTISELKSAFIWSQVRIFSESLDLPEDWRNFAAETTEGDLSEKVIEEVLHKVNGAAKQHNRIVYSSQAIHHVAQQIATLYWSSVSQEARSRDAFAQGIEKTVDLSRKMNIAKMPVNLESQEASEEEQERYRQLRERLTGLDNQRQQRQRRLDQLQHLRRLLEPLKDPKGDIQPNLITKDGELVQELEKMRMLVARVGGRIAQQRKSSGALETYDYSLPGSDQRLEALLDMS; encoded by the exons ATGGATTCAACTCGAACTATATCTGAGTTGAAATCTGCATTCATTTGGAGCCAAGTCCGTATCTTCTCCGAGAGCCTCGATCTACCCGAAGACTGGCGAAACTTTGCTGCTGAAACCACGGAAGGTGATCTGAGTGAGAAGGTGATCGAAGAAGTTCTACACAAAG TAAATGGCGCTGCTAAGCAGCACAATCGTATTGTTTATTCCTCCCAAGCGATACACCATGTCGCCCAGCAGATTGCAACCCTGTACTGGTCATCGGTCAGCCAAGAGGCACGGAGCCGAGATGCTTTTGCTCAAGGTATTGAAAAGACTGTGGATTTGTCAAGGAAGAT GAACATCGCAAAGATGCCTGTCAACCTGGAAAGCCAGGAAGCCagcgaagaagagcaagaaaG ATACCGGCAGCTTCGTGAGCGGCTCACGGGTCTGGACAATCAACGGCAGCAACGGCAACGGCGCCTTGACCAGTTGCagcatcttcgtcgattaCTCGAGCCATTGAAAGATCCAAAGGGTGACATTCAACCTAATCTTATTACGAAGGATGGGGAACTTGTTCAAGAATTGGAGAAAATGCGCATGCTCGTAGCCAGAGTTGGAGGCCGGATCGCACAACAGAGAAAAAGCAGCGGTGCCCTTGAAACTTATGATTATTCACTTCCGGGCTCTGATCAGAGATTGGAAGCCCTGTTGGATATGTCTTGA